A stretch of DNA from Anopheles nili chromosome 2, idAnoNiliSN_F5_01, whole genome shotgun sequence:
GAAAGAGGAGATGTTGTATGAGTAAAATGTATGAGAAATGTTGTAAATACGCTAATAAGTGCTGAAATCAGACGCAATTGAAACACACGCAACAAAATACGTTCACAAAGTTTCGATGTGAAACTTCTACACACAATTAGATAAGGGGAGTTCTCTTGGCAATAAAGGAACAAACAATTATATCAAGTTTATCTTAaccacaaacaaatgaaattgttaGAAACGAAATACAAAAATCTATTGTATCAATGCTAAAGTGTTAGTTTATAGGAATCAGCGTTATAGCATAAATtgtgaaaatgaataaaattcaacttaaatttttaaaaatctaTTGGTAAAGTTTATATAAGATTTGATATTACCATTTAAAACTATATTCATTGGCAATCGAATTGCCAACAGGCTAATGTGCCGAGTTATCTAAAGCTATCTGAGTAATTATCGATCATTGGAATagaaagaacaacaaaatggAATGCCCTTTCCACACCGGCAGCATCGTCTTCAAAAAGTTACGAAACGTGGCTGCACAAACACATCGAATTGCTACGCCAAGCTGGTTTTATTGGTCTCTAAAGTTCACCCCAACTACCTTTGATCTAACATTTGGGGTGAAGAAACTCAAGCATAGAAATTCAAATCAGACGAATCTATTAATGATAGATTTTGAACtacaaaaaaagtattttttgGAATAAATTGTAATTCAAAATATAGCTTAACACTAATAACATGACTAAGGATGTAAAACATGAAGTACACAAATAAAACAGTGAATAGTaattaaaagaaagaagatATTAGTGTAATAAgagatatataaataattaaatacgATTAAAGTGCTATGTTATGTTAGTTAGCTATTGAAATTAtgttatcataaaaaaaagaattaaacattaaaataCATAAGATAGTACTATGGGAATAATGCGACTGCTAGGGGAGAAGGTGAAAATTAACTTGCAAGCTACTCAACGTACGGCATTATGCATTAGGAATGTGTAGCACAGAAAGCATGCAGTtagagagcgaaagcgaaagcaccATAAAAACCTACCTCCTGTTGGTCGGAAACACCCCGCCGTGGATGAGCATGACGTGACCCAACGTGACCACGTACGAGGGCACGTAGATATGGGATAGATTTTTGATCGAACGCACCAAAACCGCAGGCGAAATGTCATCGTGAGGTTGCCAGCATTATTGGAGCATGAAGTTAGGCACAATTGGTTATTAGACAtcccacaccacaccacacacaccacacacaccgccACCGTCGATGCAACCAGGCCCCCGGGGAGAAAATTGCACCGCAGGCGCAATGGTTATTCAATTAGgcgcatatatatatatatacataaatgcAGTGAGGTCCATTCGCGCGTCACGGTGACGACATTATTGGCGATCGGTCGAccaaagcaaatgaaattcgCAAAAATCGATGTAACACGGCCACGGCACGGTACGGTTGCACACATTAGGGGACAGTTTAGTTCGTGTTGGCAGGAGGGTGACGAGGAAGCCCAAAGATACCAAAGATGCAATACCATCACCATCGATCATCAGCACGAAATCACGCCAAGCGTAAAGGCAGGCAGCACGGGGAAGAAATAAGATAATAAATGGTTAGTATCGAAACGGATGGTGAAGGGACGGCGAACAAATGGACGTCGCATAAAAACATCGAACGGGGAGGCTGACTAATGACCTTTTACCGCCACCGCTTGGTCAGCTTTAATTATCCTAAATGTTTAGGGAACGCGAACGCTGGGGTGAAGAAGATCTACGATTCCACCTGAAATCGGGGCAGCGGAGTCTAATGTAGGTGTTGATGTAACACACCGTGGTCAAGAAATTCCCAATTCGTTGCTTGCGTCATTCCATTCCCCGTTCGAAAAATGAGATCCCCGGATAAGCGTAAAACCCCAATTTATTCTCACGAACAAGAAGCTACTCTAGCTTGTAAATTCGTCGTAACAGATAAACTTCGAAAAGCATTCGGTGGCAAGGGATAGAACCTTTTGTGGTGCAAAATAATCGACGTATTGAAGGGTTTAAATCATATCATTTTACTGTCTTTCCAATAGCTATATGCAGCTATATACAAATTTAGACGGCGTTATATGCTTTGAAGATCAGAAACCTCTGTACAAGCATATTTGGCATCGAAGCTAACACCAACTAACAACTTCCCGCGCGATTAATAGCAGCTAATAAACTTGCTCGGTAAATTAACTTTAATCAAGGCAACAACGCTAATTAGCAAACAGCTATGCCAAACATCAAaagatgcacaaaaaaaaactaatcactCAAAAAAGCGCGGGCGCGCTAGTGCCTTTGCAAATTACCACTTCCCGATATCGCTGCCCAATATACATCACAACACCTGCGCTAGTGCGCGAAATTTTTCCCTCACCACCCCCGGAAAAGGCAGCTCGATTCAACCTGTTCTgtggagaggtttttttttgcccattccATTTCATTCCCAAACGGCAAGCAAATGCCAAcgcgaagaagcaaaaaaaaaaccaccccattcgCCTCCCGCGAAAACGAGTTATCAGCGTGGAAGTGACGTGGAAAAAAATCGTAAATGTAGATATAATGATCTTCCCCCGGAGCATCCGGGAGATACCGCCGCGAGTCAATGAGTCCGCTTGGCGGTCCAATAGTTCGCTCAGATCGCACCTGATGCCACGCAGGCTTCGGAATTCGGGAAATATGTCGTCGAACGGCGGATGGATTGCGCAATTCCGATGGGGGCAGTGGGTTGTTTCCGAGAGGCTGGCTGTCTATAAATGCCTTTCGACTGAGCACAgtcatttgctgtttttttctctctttctctctctctctccatctcttcATTTCTTTCCCAGCCTCTGGGTGTCACCGTGTCACAGGGAAGGTGAACCTGAACGAAAGATTCCCCACCCCAAGAAAGCTAAAAGCTTCTCTCACGGCAGCCATCTTTCTTGGCCCAAAATCTCGTTTCGCCGTCCACCTGCATGGGGGCGCGCTTTGTCTTTGTGGACAGACGCGCTGGAACCGCGTGGCAGCCTCTTCTCAGGTGTGTTGCCAGGTGAGAAAGTTTGTCCAACTCGCAGGCGATCGCGgagaaaaccgaaacaaaagctCACCATGACCGGTGCTACCTCGAATCTGGGGGGATTGGCAGTGATTTttctgtgcttttttatttccaatttttcaaCGCTCTTTTGCAACAGTAACACACGCCTCAATCATAGCGAGTGGAAAGGGCTCGTATGTGCGCGTCCATTGCAGAAGGAGGTTTTGCATAAGAAACATCCGCAAAGAGAGATCGCTGGCACCCTATTTTATGTATGCACCCATGCAGGAGATAATAGTTATGCAATTTCATATGCAAATGTCCTCGTTTTGTTGCGGTTTCCAAACGGAAGAGATCGATTGTGGTTATCTCGGCAACGAGGTTGCTGCACCACGCATACTGGTCCTTCCGTTTGGAGGTCAAATTTGAGCATTTTAGTACGACCGTCTCGGCGTGATTTGCATACGCGCCCCGCTAGATCGCGAGAGAGGACCGCATGAATTATTCAACCGATCGAATGGGGTGTGACGAAAGAAACGGCAACACATATTTGGTTGGAATGTGGTCGATCTTGGGTGAAGATCAGCTTGTACGAAGAACCTGAACCCGACCCCGAACCCGGGATTGTATTTGAAAGTGATGTGTTTTGGTCGCTTACCCGAACTTTGCCGTTTCCGGGTTCATCATCGCTAGCTGCATCCGCCTTCGGGTCACGTCCAGTGGATAGGAGAAGGATTGGGCTACGGCACCGGCGAACCCACCGCACAGCAGCTTTGCGGGAACACACAGGACTAATCCGCCTGCGAAATAAATTGCGAAAAAATGGTTGCGGATGTCAAGGACATGCTAGGGAGAAGGATTTCAGGCAAATGCTTACCGGTGTTGCGGTCACACTTTTTACACGTTATGCCCGGGGCGTACTTCATGCAGACGAACTTGAGCATTTCGAAGCAGTAGAACGAAAATCCTGCGTACGGTACCATTCCCATCAGCGTCGGTACAAATCCACGGTAAAGGGCACGCAATCCACCTTCCTGTGATCGACGataaggaaataaaaatccattacGCAAAGGGCGGAATAAATGTCACTTTTTTTGAGGATCATTTTAGGCTTCATTGTTTATCGACTTGAAACGAAACTGAGACCAGGCGGACATGCGATCATACTGGCTCGTatgatcgttttgtttaaaattatgtCGCCGTTAAACCCGCATTTGCCATGCGCCATACGTACCGTCCTGAAGATCGTGACCGCGGTGTGTGCAATACCGTTGTACCGATGCTCTCCGGTCACCTGAAAGGCCAATCGGGCCCTTATCGTGTCCAAAGGGTACGTCAAGGTGACGGCGGTCACACCCGCGGACGCACCGGCAATAAATTTATCCGCGTGCTTGATCGGCAAGTTCGTGCCCAGCACTTTGCTCAGATACTGATGGGTAGTATGAACAAGAGTATAAAAAGCATATGgaggtgatttttttaaatggatcGATAAATCGCTGAATCCGCTTTGGGATACCTACCTTCTTGTACACCTCGAACGCGGTAAATTGAGTAGCGGCGTACGGAAATATTCGTACCATCTGTGCGCCATTGCCCTTGTACAAGGCAAAGAAGGATTCCTTCTTGACGATGTGCTGCAGACCGCTGAATACGCCGAGATGTTTGTAGTGGATCGAGTGTGCTTGCAGCAAAATCTTGATGCGATCAAGCGGCGCTACGGCGGTCTTTGAGCACATTCCGGCCACACCTGTAATGTGATCGAGTGTAACGTGCACATCGGAGGGATGGAGAATATTAAAAAACCACCACGTCTGTTTCACATACGCCCTTATTTGGTAGCGTTGGTATAACTGTAGGAGCTTTATATCATatgtaaattatgaaaatcaTTCCTACACAAGCTTAACAAGTACAAAGTTGAATGAAATTTGCAACAAATCTTAAAAGTGCGTACATAAAGCTGTACCGAAAACACAACTGGAAAGAAACAGGATCTTCTTTCAAGGGAAACTACTTGTCACGATTGGGTCGGCAAAATTTCGAGCCCGCGCTAAAGTTCAGCACTCCAATTACCCCGGGTGGTTATGAAACTCTCtccgcgaaaacaaaaagcgcaaTACAATGCGTTTACTTGTTCGGACACATCGCGCGTGAGTCACAGTagtgaaaatatattttaatggGCTCATCAAACAGTGTGAAAAAACCGCCAAAACAGACCATGATTTTCAccgccaaaaaaaacctgttcaCAGCGCCAATGCGAGACAgatgagcaaataaaacaatgcaTTACCAAcagcgaaatggaaagtgTCAGCTTCGGTACAGTGGCCAGGTACCGGTATATATACCGAGCTAGTGCTAGGAGATGTGTTGAAACATAAAGGCACCGATTTTGATCAAGGCTGGCTGTGGATATTCGATCGCTTGTTTCTGTTGTGGCTTTGCAGGCATTAAAGTTTAACTTTTTGCCAGTGTTACTGAGATTAATCATGAAGGAGTGCATTTATTCGTTTTACTATAAGCTATAAAACAAACTATTCGGAAAAGAGGTTTTTCTAAATAATAAGAGATGAAATATTAGGAAAATTAATAACAGAGTATTTGTATGCAAAAGGGGATCAGACATAAGATAATTGTTCTTATCACGAGATCTAATAATTGTATAAATATTAATGTTTTATGAGACTACTTAGAATTGTCATTATTCCACTGTTAGTACATATACATGTTGCACATGTTTTTGAATAGATCGAAATACTTCCACAATTCAAGTACACAATAAAACGATTAAATGATTGAATGACTTAATACAACGTATAGCAAAAAGatgataaataatattttccattaattattgtaaaataatcatgCTTTACGAAAATTATTACCATGTTACTCTATTTTGTATAACCTGTAGATAACAATTTATGAacataatttatataaaacGTTACATACCTCCAGCAAGTAGATTTTTGACGATAAATTCCACATTTTTCCGGGACTGATCGGTTGCGGTAACAGAGGCCATGGTTGAGGCTGGTTTTTCCAACTGCACGTTACCGAACCGAGCTgctgcttttccgctttcccacCGTAATACACTTCACTCCAACCGAAACGAGTAATGCACCTTTCCTGGTTTCGCCTAGGAAAAtgcaagaaaacaaaccacctcTTAATGCACCTGAACGCATACATACAACCGGAACGGACGGCTGGCCTATCGCCACATGCAAACGCCGTGATTAGCTGCGTTTAGGTTCCGAACCGTCCCAGCACCGCACCGGAACAAAACACGTTGGAAATTCCACACAATTCGTCGTACCGCGCACGGAGAAcaccagcaaaaaaggaaaacacttCAGCGAACGTGTGCGTAACCGCGTGCAGAGTAGGCCACGGagtgtttcttcttttcgcaaAAATCTTTCAATACTTTCTCTTATCAATTCGAACTTTGCTGGCGAACGAAACTGAAACAAATAACGGTCAGCCGGTCATCGAACGGGTGAAAAGTAGGGAATACGTTGCGTTGGAAATAAATCGGGGCACCGATCAAGTAATCAATTGCGGCTCGCAAAGCAGGTCAAAACGTCTCGCAGAGCGCGCTGGGAGAACACGAGCCCGGGTCACGTCACAGCAATGCTGAGATTGGAAATTCTACACTAGTTGGAATCCATCGCATCGTAGGGGACACGGTATGCGCGGTATGAACTGGTGGTGTTGTGCACACGTTGCGGTAACCAAACTTGCACTACGAGCTGTGCGAAACGACGAATTGTAGCTAAGAAATTCGAACAAAATACccccaaaagcaaaacgatgaaTGAAACGCGCCACTCACACGACACGGCCGCGGACGATTACGAGAAGGAGAAAGTCTGTTTAACCATGCACGGCTCTACCGATGCTGCATGGATGCTCACCTTAACGCACACACCACGCACGGCTACGATCGCCAGACGAAGAGATGGTTCGAATTCCAATGTCTGACCGCGCCACGCACAACGCGGCAGGaaccgatcgcgcgatcgagcacTGTTTACGGAATGCCTGCAGTTCAGTTAGTACGACGGCTCCACGTCCCGGCGGTCAGcttttttcatgaaaacaGGTATTTCTACTTTGCCAATGTAAACAACCTAGCTGGGAGACGGATAAACTGTCAAGTGAATATTTCCGTTGCCcaggaaacaaaaattatttattcaaattacatACGATTGCTGAACTTTTTCCGTTGCCAAATGAATCTTTCTTTTGAAATAAAGCTTCAGTAGAGTTATATTACATGCATTTCATGCATAGTTTCATTT
This window harbors:
- the LOC128721335 gene encoding solute carrier family 25 member 16-like, producing the protein MASVTATDQSRKNVEFIVKNLLAGGVAGMCSKTAVAPLDRIKILLQAHSIHYKHLGVFSGLQHIVKKESFFALYKGNGAQMVRIFPYAATQFTAFEVYKKYLSKVLGTNLPIKHADKFIAGASAGVTAVTLTYPLDTIRARLAFQVTGEHRYNGIAHTAVTIFRTEGGLRALYRGFVPTLMGMVPYAGFSFYCFEMLKFVCMKYAPGITCKKCDRNTGGLVLCVPAKLLCGGFAGAVAQSFSYPLDVTRRRMQLAMMNPETAKFGSMGMWKTLSIIYNENGIIKGLYRGMSINYLRAIPMVAVSFSTYEVLKQALKLDTGMKI